The Streptomyces sp. NBC_00306 sequence GTGGCTCCGCCGGACGGTGGTGCCCCTGTGCCGGCGCTGGTGCGCTTCGTCAGCACCAGCAGCATTCCCGGAGAGTCCCCGCACGACTGCGCCATCTGCGCGACCAGGGTGCGTGTGCAGGACGACAGTGCCGCCCCCGGGCGTCTTCGCCGGCACGCCGAGCGGGTGTACGACCTGCTGCGCCCGAGAAGGCGTGAAGAGGTCTTCAGCAGTGCTGCCGCAGATCTTTTCACCGTGCCGGTCGGCTCCGACGACGTGATCGACTACATCCGGTGGCGCAGTCTTCTCCGCCGGGGGCTGCGTGACACCGCCAGCCGCCAGCTCGTCGTCGACCGTCTCAGCAGCCTGTTGGACCGGCCGGGAACAGGGGAATTCACGAGAGACAACCTGATACGACTGCTTGCCGCGGAGCAACAGTGGCTCAAACTGCCTCCATTGCGCTTCACCGTCGCGCGTGAGCTGCTGGCGCGTATCTGTGTAGCCGGGCTGAGCAAAGCGGTCAACGTCTCGCCCTGGCTGCGCGTCCAGGCGCTGATGGTGCTGGCCGCGACCACACCGCAGCAACTGACGGAGGTTCTGCCCGACCTGCTGGCCCTTGCGTTGGATGAGCCGGTCCTCGTCGATCAGATGCTGCTGGAGTGCTATCGACTGCTCAGGCGGCCGCCGAACGATTCGCCGATCGATGTGGTGCGGCTGCGCAAGAGTCTGCTCCGCTGCCGGACGAATCTGGGCAAGCATCGGGATGCGCGTGCCCCGGCACTCGCCGACGACTACCTCCATGTCGTCCAGGAACTGATCACCATCGCCGATCACAAGGCGAGCCCCAAACCTGACGATGCCCAGAAGGCATGGGAGCGCCTTCGCGAGGATCTGGGGCATGCGGTTGTTCGGCATCGGCTGGACGCGGGGCTGCTGCGGGTGCGGGTGTGCGTCGAAGACCTCGAGGACGCCGCGCCCACCGAGCAGGCAGTGCTCGACGCGCGCTCCGACTGGGAAAGCTGCACACGTCACCTCGCCGAGCGGGCCCTCGTGTGCCTCCCCGCTCTGCATCACATTCTCGCCGGCGAGTACGTGTACGACCGTCTCGGGAGACTGGAGCACGAGCGTCTGATGCGGCTTCTCCAGAACGGGATCGGTGCGCTCAGCGAGGTGACCGAGCGACTCGACCGCCTGCTTCGCGGGCCACGGCTTCCGGATGATCAGGATTGGCAGAGCATGCGGTTCGAGTTCCTCGACCGCATCGACTGGTGGTATCGGATGTTCCTGGCGACTCATCTGCCCAGGACCGGCAAGAGGGCGCATGTCGTCGATCTCGTGTCGACGGCCCCCACTCTCCTGCAACCCAGGATCGCGATGATCCTGGATTCGCACGGAGCGGAATCCGACGTACCACCGGCCCGGGTCGATTCAGGGCAGGGGTGCGAAGTCTTCTGCCCTTCTGCCTTACTGGACGAAGCCGTTGAGCATGTGCTGGAGAACACCGAGCGTCATCGCATTCCAGGAGCCGAATGCCGCATAGGGGTGTCGTACGAACTTCCTGAGCCCGGCAACGTGCAGGTCGTTCTGCGTAACACCGGAACGCGCCCCCGTTCCGTCCCGGGACAAGGGCTGCGTGCTCTCAACGCAAAACTGAGGCCCTTTGAGGCGTCATTGACCGGTCGGCCTCTTACAGGCGAACCCTGGACATTCGAGACGATCTTGACCTTGCGGCTGTGGGAGGGAGCTTAGCCATGCCGGTCATCAGGGCGTTGATGGTCGATGACGAGGCCAAGAACCTACGGCAGTTCACCACCCGCCTGGGCAATCAGTTCGAAAAGGTGGACTGGGAGGTGAGATGGGAGACCACGACCGATCCTGACGCCGGTCAACAGCTGATCAGGAGGGCTGAACCGCCGTTCGACTTCGTGCTGGTCGATCTGCTGTTCCTGCGCGAGGATCTCCCCGGCATCAGGGAGGCTCGCGGCCTGGAACTCATCACTGAGGCCAAGGAACGTTCTCTGCAGACCTATATTCTCGCTGTGAGCTCCGGCGAGGAGAACCTGGCTGATCTCTTCGACCTTGCGAAGCACAACGGGGCGCATCATGCCTTCCGCCGCTACGAATTCACCAATCTTTCCCGCGACAACAGCCCTGCCGCCATCGTCAAAGCCGTCAAGAGCCACTTGTTGGACAACGGCACGGTACGCACTGTCCACGTCGTTGCCGACCAGAGGGATCCGGCTGTGCTGTCCATCATCGATGAGGTCGGTGAGGCGACGCTGTCCCAGCTGTACAGCAGAGTGCTCGAGGCCGCGGGCGCAGAGACGACGACCATGAACGTGAGATTCCTGACGCCAGGAGCGTCTGGTGCAGTGGTTTGCTCCGTGACGTCCGAAGCACCGGGGGAGCCGGTGCGGCGTCACGTCCTCAAGGCCGGCCGTGACGAGCAGACCTTGATGCGCGAGGCGCAGCAGGGCGCCATCGCGGCCAAGGTGCTGCCTGCCCGGCTGCTCGTGAGACAGCACCCGGAACGTCCGGTGGGTCCCGTCAACGGCTGGTACGCGTTGGGTGCGCCGCTTCCGGACCGTGTCATGACTCTTCGTGCATGGCTGGAGTCAGGTCCGTTGGCAGCTGAGGTGTCGGACGTCCTGATCAAACTGTTCACAGAGGGCCTGGGCGCGGCGCACCGTGAGAACCTGCAGAGCAACGAGCCGATCGGCGAGCTGTTGCGCTTCTCGCACTTGCGGCAGAGCAGGGTGCTGCAGGCGCTGACGCTGCTGACGCCGGCGCTGTTGCGCCCAGAGGGTGGCCGGATGGCCGATGCGACCGATCTGACTCTGGAGCTGGAGTCGTTCGTCCGCGAGGCCAGACCGCTGGGCGTACCGATGAGCCGACTGTCGCAGCCCACGTTCACCACCTACGCACACGGCGATCTGCACGGGGGCAATGTGCTGATCTGCCGGGGGCATCACCCCACCCCCGTCCTGATCGACACCAGTGAGTTCGGACGCGCACACTGGGCGACCGATGCCGCACGCTTCGCCGTGGATGTCCTGATGCGCTCGGTGGACGCTGGCGTGGAGTCCTTGTTCTTCACGCGGTTCGAGGACTGGCGGGAACTTCTACGGCGCATGGGCGCTTGTGAACCGATTGAGCCCGCGACGACGGACGACGAGGGCACGACATCGTCATTGGTGGCGCTGTCCTGGGTCACGAGTTGTGTGCCTACGCTCTGCCCGGCTGCCGTCGAGTGGGAGCAGCACCGTTGGGAGTGGCATCTCGTCCTCGCCGACTACCTGCTCCGCTCGGCCTGTCACCAAGACCTCCCTGCCCCGAAGCGGGCTCTCGGACTGGTGGGTGCCCACGATCAGCTGAAGTCCGCGACACGAATGCTTCTGGCGTCGCTGTAGCCGTTGCCCTAGCTGTCGTCGTGTGCCGCCGGGGACTACGGGACAGCCCCTCAGGCGTCGAGCAACTCCCGTACCAGCGCCCCGACCTGTCCCGTCTCGATCAGGAACCCGTCATGTCCGTACGGCGATTCGATCCTCCGCAAACGATCCGCATGCGGAATGCCGGCCGCCAGCTCCGCCTGCTGGTGCGGTGGGTACAGCCGGTCGGAGTCGACACCGGCGACCAGCGTCCGGGCCCGCACGCGGGCCAGCGCCGCGGCCGTGCCCCCACGTCCCCGGCCGATGTCGTGGCTGTTCATCGATTCGGTGAGCGTCACATAGCTCCCGGCGTCGAAACGGCGGACCAGCTTGGCCGCGTGATGGTCGAGGTAGGACTCCACCTGGTACCGGCCACCCCGCCAGGGCTGTTCGTCGCCCTGGGCGGCTCGGCCGAAGCGTGCGTCGAGTTCGGGCTCGCTGCGGTAGGTGACATGGGCCAGCCGGCGAGCGAGGCCGAGGCCGGAGTGCGGGCCACGGCCGTCTACCGCGTCGTGGTAGTCGCCGTTGCGCCAGTGCGGATCCGAACGGATGGCGCGGAGCTGGATGTCGGCCCAGGCGATCTGTTCGGCGCTCGCGAAGGGCGGGCAGGCGAGCAGCAGCAGGGACTCCGTGCGATCCGGACGCGACACCGCCCACTCCAGCGCGCGCATGCCGCCCATCGACCCGCCGATCACCGCCGCCCAGCGGTCGATCCCCAGCAGGTCGGCCAGGCATGCCTCGGCCGAGACCTGGTCCCGCTGGGTGAGGAAGGGGAAGCTGCCGCCCCAGCGCCTGCCGTCCGCGCGGCGTGAGGAGGGGCCCGTACTGCCCTGGCAGCCGCCGAGCACATTCGGGGCGACGACGAACCAGCGGTCGGTGTCCACCGCGCTGCCGGGGCCGATCAGGCCGTCCCACCAGCCGGGTGTCGGGTGGCCGGGCTCCACGGGACCGCTGACGTGACTGTCGCCGGTCAGCGCGTGCAGGACGAGCACGGCGTTGGAGGCATCCGGGGCGAGCCGGCCCCAGGTCTCGTACGCCAGGCGTACGCCGGGCAGCGCACCGCCGGCCTCCAGGGGCAACGGCTTCTCCAGCACCGCCCATCGGCGCCGGCCCGGCGCGTCCCCCTCCTGCCAGGCCCCCGTGGCCGGCAGGAGAGGGACGGTCGCCGCGGCCTCCGCGGTCAGGAGGCCTCCTTGGCCGCTCGGAACCCCGCTTCGAGATCGGCCTTCAGGTCGGCGATGTTCTCGATACCGACCGAGAGCCGCACGAGGCCCGGGGACGCTCCCGTGGCCGCGAGCTGGTCGGCGTCGAGCTGGCTGTGGGTCGTGGACGCGGGATGGATGATCAGGCTGCGGACGTCCCCGATGTTCGCGAGATGGCTGAACAGCTCGACCGCGTCGACGAACTTCCTCCCCGCCGCCACGCCGTCGCGCAGTTCGAAGGAGAGGACGGCGCCCGAGCCCCGGGGCAGATAGCGCTGCGCGGCCTCGTACCAACGGCTCGACGGCAGGCCCGGGTAGTGGACCGCCGCCACCTCGTCACGCTGCTCCAGCCACTCCGCCAGCGCCTGTGCGTTGGCCGAGTGCCGTTCGATGCGGAGACTGAGCGTCTCCACGCCCTGGAGGAGCAGGAAGGACGAGTGCGGCGAGATGGCGGGGCCGAGGTCGCGGAGCAGTTGCACCCGGAGCTTGACCGCGAAGGCGCTGGGGCCGAGAGCGGGCCAGTAGCGCAGACCGTGGTAGCTGGGGTCGGGCTCGTTGAAGTCCGGGAAGCGTTCGGCGTGGGCACCGAAGTCGAAGGTGCCGCCGTCTACCACGACACCGCCGATGGTGGTGCCGTGGCCGCCGAGGAACTTCGTCGCCGAGTGCACCACGACATCGGCGCCGTGCTCGATCGGCCGCAGCAGGAACGGGGTCGGCACGGTGTTGTCCACGATGAGCGGTACCCCGGCCTCGTGCGCGGTGTCCGCGACGGCCCGGACGTCGAGCACGTTGCCGCGCGGATTGCCGAGCGTCTCCGCGAACAGCGCCTTGGTGTTGGGCCGGACCGCGGCGCGCCATGCCTCCACGTCGTCCGGGTCGTCGACGAAGGAGACCTCGATCCCGAACTTCGGCAGCGTGTGCCGGAAGAGGTTGTACGTGCCCCCGTAGAGAGAGGCGCTGGAGACGATGTGGTCGCCGGCGCTCGCCAGCGTCAGGATCGCGAGGGTCTCGGCCGCCTGCCCGGACGCGAGTGCCACCGCGGCGACTCCGCCCTCCAGCGCGGCCACACGCTGCTCGAAGGCGTCCTGGGTGGGGTTGTGGATGCGGGTGTAGATGTTGCCCGGTTCGGCCAACGAGAACAGGTCGGCGGCGTGCTGGGTGTCGCGGAAGACGAAGGAGCTCGTCTGGTAGATCGGCACCGCGCGGGCGCCGGTGACGGGATCGGGCGCCGTCCCCGCGTGGATCTGCCGGGTCTCGAACGACCAGCGGGATGCGGGATCGGGGGCTGTGCCGTCAGGGGTGTGTCCGGCGGTGACGGAGTCGATCGGCTGGCTCATGGCTCTCTCTTCGTACGGAGGCGGAGGCAGGGGCAGGCAGGGTGGGAAGCGGTGGTGCGGCCGGGGCCCGGGGGCGTGCCGTGACGGATGCCCGAGGTGGTCAGGCGACTTCCGCGAGGTGTCCGGTGGCCACGTCGAACACGAACCCCCGGACGGAATCGGTGTGCGGCACGAAAGGGCTCGCGGAAATGCGGCGGATCGACTGCCGGACGTCATCCTCGAGATCGGAGAAGGACTCCGCGGACCAGGGCGGCTTGATTCCGGTCTCTTTCTCGATCTGTGCCTTGAATCCGTCGTCGGTGAACGTGAGCATCCCGCAATCGGTGTGGTGAATGAGAATGATCTCGCGGGTGCCGAGGAGGCGTTGGCTGATGGCCAGCGAGCGGATCTCGTCGTCCGTCACCACACCGCCGGCATTGCGGATGACGTGCGCCTCGCCGTCGTCGAGGCCCAGGATCGCGTACACGTTCAGCCGCGCGTCCATGCACGCGACCACGGCGACCTGCCGCGAGGGCGGGAGGGGAAGGGGCCCGCTGAACGATGCGGCATAGGCCTGGTTGTTGGTCAGGTATTCGTCGGTCGCTGAGATCTCCGGCATGGTGAACTCGCCTTCTCCGGTGCGGTCTTCGGCAACGTAACGACCGGAAAATCGAACGGGGAAGGGGCGGCCCGACATGGCCACAGGGCTGCAATGAAGCGGCAATGTTCCACGGTTGTGTGAATCGGGGGCCCGTGCGAACCGAGGGGCATGCGTGGGCGGGGCGGGCGGCGAATCACCACATCCGCCGCCCGCCCGTTCACACCTCAGGTGCTACTCGGCGGGACCCGCACCCGGGGGCGGACCCGGCGGGAACGGGACCTCCGCCAGCACGGGCAGCAGCCACTGCTCCTCGTAGTCGAGATGCGCCGTCAGTTCGACCGTCATCCGGTCCAGTTCGGCAAGGAACTGCCGCGGATCGGCGGCGCCGATGTCGGCCAGCAGCGCCGCCAGTTCGTCCTTGATCCGGGCCACGGCCCCGTGCTCCTGGCGGAGTCGGTCGAGCACGGGCACCAGGTCCGGGTGGTAGTGCGCGATGGCGGGGAAGATGTGCGCGTCCTCGCTGGTGTGATGGAACGTCAGGGTCTCGCAGAACGCCAGACAGTGCTGCCGGATCTGGAATCCGAGCCCGGGTGCCGCAGTCGCACCGGGCCCCCGCGCCGCGCGCGCGGCGAGGTGCGCGTCGGCCTCGGCCCGTACGTGGCGCAGCTGGGAGCGCAGCCAGGTGTGGACCTCCAGGAGTTTGTCGGCCAGGGTGTTGATCGGCCGCGGCTGCTCCTCCGGCTCGGTGCGTTCGAGTACCACGACCGGCAGCGTCCGGGTCGTGAGGGCCTGGTAGTCGGCATAGCCGGGTGACACCGCGACGACACTCTCGAACAACCGGTCACGGCGGGCCCCTTCGGCGGGTACCGCGACGGCTTCGAAGGACTCGGTGCCGATCTCCACCTGGACGAGGGGGTGGGCGAGCAGGTTGCGGTACCAGTCGGGGTGCCGGGAGGCTCCGAGGTTGGACGCGACGATCAACAGCAGATCGCCGTTGCGCACATAGCCGAGGGGTGTGGTGTGCTCCTTGCCGGACTGCGCGCCGGTCGTCGTCAGCAGAAGGAGATCACCGCCCTCGAAGGGGCCGCCGACCTTTCCCCGGCCGGCTCGGAACTCCTCGATGACGTGCTGGTGGGAGGACGTGGACATACGGTCTCGATACTCCTGAACGGTGAGTGACGGCGCTCGATGACGCCGAGGGATCGCCCAGGGGATCGCCGGCGGACGGCGAGGGAGGGCGAGGGGGCGGTTGTGACCTGGGACGGCCGGGTGCCGCCGGACATCGCGGGTGCTGCCGGGCACGGGACCGGGTCACGCGGCCCGGCAGCCGTGCACCACGCACCCCGGGACTCGGGGCGATGGCGGCAGGACCGGCCGAGGCTGCGCACGGACCGCGGCACGGCTGCGTACGGATGACCTACGGATGCGGCAGAACGAGATGAACAGGGCGCATGAGGAGAGCGTGGCGCGCAACCGCCGATGGGTGCGCGGGGACGCTCAGGTCAGACGCAGGTCGCGGAGTGTGAACTCATGGCGGGACCCTTCGATGCACGGTGATCGCCCGATCGCCGGCCGGCCCACTGCTCTGTGGCCGACGCCGCGCGTCACGCCGGTCATTACAACCAGCCCCGCGCGAGTCTGTCAACGCCGGCCTGAGCGCGCTGTCGGGCCTCAACTCGCTCTCGCGCTAAGCCTTGACAGCTCCTTGACAGCTCGGGGAGCGTTCTCCAGCGTCTGCGGGAGAGCGCTCTCTGCACCGCCGGTCAAGGAAGTTCCTTCGCGCGCAGTCGGGAGAGCGTGTTGTTCGGACAACTCACTGCCGCTGTTGAACCGGATAGGGCTGCACCGCAGCGATGTGCACGCGGTGCACGGCATGCGAAGGACTTCGGTCCTCGCTGCGTTAGGTGTCAGGCGCAACCATCGGGGAAACAGGCCGCCGCACCGCCGGTACCTGCCGGTATAAAGAGGTCATGACTGCCGACGTGCCCCAGTCCACACGTCCCGTGACCCTCGAGGACGTGGCCCGGGTGGCCGGTGTCTCCCGGGCCACCGTTTCCCGTGTGATCAACGGTGCGACGACGGTGGATCCTGCGCTCCGGCAGATCGTCGAGGAGGCCATCGCCGCCACCCACTACGTACCCAACCGCGCCGCCCGGTCGCTGGTGACCCGGCGTACCGACTCCATAGCCCTCGTGGTCTCCGAGCAGGAACAGCGGTCCGTCGCCACCCCGTTCATCGGCCGGATGTTCACGGACCCCTACTTCGGGCGGGTGGTCGGCGGACTGCTGGACGTGCTGCGCCCGGCCGGGGTGCAGATGATGCTCATGCTGGTGGACGACGAGGTCTCCCGCGGCCAGTTGCTGTCCTATCTGCGGCAGGGGCATGTCGACGGCGTGGTGCTCGTCTCCGCCCACGGCGCGGACCCGTTGCCGCAGATGATCACCGAGACACGGCTGCCCGCCGTTCACGCGGGGCGGCGTGCGCATCTCACCGGCGTCACCTATGTCGAGGTGGACCAGCGCGCGGGCGTCCAGCTGGCCGCCGACCACTTGGTGGGGCTCGGCCGCCGGCGGATCGGCACCGTGACGGGCCCGCAGGACATGCCGGCCGCACAGGAGCGTCTCGACGGGTTTCTCGGCGCGATGGCGCTGCACGGCATCGACGATGTCGCCTGTGTCGAGGGCGACTTCACCCATGCGGGAGGAGCCGCCGCGATGAAACAGCTCCTGGCCGGTCGGCCCGACCTCGACGGTGTCTTCGTCGCCTCCGACCTGATGGCGCTCGGCGCGCTGCCGGTGCTCGCGCGGGAAGGCCGCAGGGTGCCGCAGGACGTTGCTGTCGTCGGTTTCGACGACAGCAACGCCGCCCTGGCCTGTGACCCTCCGCTGACGACCGTGCGTCAGCCGGTGGAGGAGATGTCGTCCGAGATGGCCAGGCTGCTGCTGCGGCAGATCAACGAGCCGGGACTGCGCCCGCCGTCGGTGATCTTCCATCCGGCCCTGGTGGTACGCGAGTCGGCCTGAGCGTCTGTTGGGAAGCTCAA is a genomic window containing:
- a CDS encoding beta-class carbonic anhydrase, which translates into the protein MSATDEYLTNNQAYAASFSGPLPLPPSRQVAVVACMDARLNVYAILGLDDGEAHVIRNAGGVVTDDEIRSLAISQRLLGTREIILIHHTDCGMLTFTDDGFKAQIEKETGIKPPWSAESFSDLEDDVRQSIRRISASPFVPHTDSVRGFVFDVATGHLAEVA
- a CDS encoding nitroreductase/quinone reductase family protein, which gives rise to MSTSSHQHVIEEFRAGRGKVGGPFEGGDLLLLTTTGAQSGKEHTTPLGYVRNGDLLLIVASNLGASRHPDWYRNLLAHPLVQVEIGTESFEAVAVPAEGARRDRLFESVVAVSPGYADYQALTTRTLPVVVLERTEPEEQPRPINTLADKLLEVHTWLRSQLRHVRAEADAHLAARAARGPGATAAPGLGFQIRQHCLAFCETLTFHHTSEDAHIFPAIAHYHPDLVPVLDRLRQEHGAVARIKDELAALLADIGAADPRQFLAELDRMTVELTAHLDYEEQWLLPVLAEVPFPPGPPPGAGPAE
- the metX gene encoding homoserine O-acetyltransferase MetX, whose product is MTAEAAATVPLLPATGAWQEGDAPGRRRWAVLEKPLPLEAGGALPGVRLAYETWGRLAPDASNAVLVLHALTGDSHVSGPVEPGHPTPGWWDGLIGPGSAVDTDRWFVVAPNVLGGCQGSTGPSSRRADGRRWGGSFPFLTQRDQVSAEACLADLLGIDRWAAVIGGSMGGMRALEWAVSRPDRTESLLLLACPPFASAEQIAWADIQLRAIRSDPHWRNGDYHDAVDGRGPHSGLGLARRLAHVTYRSEPELDARFGRAAQGDEQPWRGGRYQVESYLDHHAAKLVRRFDAGSYVTLTESMNSHDIGRGRGGTAAALARVRARTLVAGVDSDRLYPPHQQAELAAGIPHADRLRRIESPYGHDGFLIETGQVGALVRELLDA
- a CDS encoding LacI family DNA-binding transcriptional regulator, which produces MTADVPQSTRPVTLEDVARVAGVSRATVSRVINGATTVDPALRQIVEEAIAATHYVPNRAARSLVTRRTDSIALVVSEQEQRSVATPFIGRMFTDPYFGRVVGGLLDVLRPAGVQMMLMLVDDEVSRGQLLSYLRQGHVDGVVLVSAHGADPLPQMITETRLPAVHAGRRAHLTGVTYVEVDQRAGVQLAADHLVGLGRRRIGTVTGPQDMPAAQERLDGFLGAMALHGIDDVACVEGDFTHAGGAAAMKQLLAGRPDLDGVFVASDLMALGALPVLAREGRRVPQDVAVVGFDDSNAALACDPPLTTVRQPVEEMSSEMARLLLRQINEPGLRPPSVIFHPALVVRESA
- a CDS encoding bifunctional o-acetylhomoserine/o-acetylserine sulfhydrylase, producing the protein MSQPIDSVTAGHTPDGTAPDPASRWSFETRQIHAGTAPDPVTGARAVPIYQTSSFVFRDTQHAADLFSLAEPGNIYTRIHNPTQDAFEQRVAALEGGVAAVALASGQAAETLAILTLASAGDHIVSSASLYGGTYNLFRHTLPKFGIEVSFVDDPDDVEAWRAAVRPNTKALFAETLGNPRGNVLDVRAVADTAHEAGVPLIVDNTVPTPFLLRPIEHGADVVVHSATKFLGGHGTTIGGVVVDGGTFDFGAHAERFPDFNEPDPSYHGLRYWPALGPSAFAVKLRVQLLRDLGPAISPHSSFLLLQGVETLSLRIERHSANAQALAEWLEQRDEVAAVHYPGLPSSRWYEAAQRYLPRGSGAVLSFELRDGVAAGRKFVDAVELFSHLANIGDVRSLIIHPASTTHSQLDADQLAATGASPGLVRLSVGIENIADLKADLEAGFRAAKEAS